From the genome of Streptomyces sp. NBC_01317, one region includes:
- a CDS encoding trypsin-like serine peptidase, which produces MSETSTSLIRRLRGRAMGLAVAGTVLVLAAPASVTAAAAPDPVSVLSYTAKERKAALSYWTAARIKAVGKSVDLGPTGPKAKLYKGVALKTVGRLFFVNANGADTWCTATAVKSANRSAVMTAAHCVRRGSSPGNTNTEMVFVPGYHKGKRPYGTFAVRSAATPRTWVYDSTDDLSALVVDADKNGRKLTDVVGGQAIAFNRPVGGTISALGYSATRPQLGEELLRCVGTAKKADGTQAIPCDMTGGSSGGPWLAGFSTTTGKGTLISVNASLDSLTPTKMYGEIFGATAKKVYDRAQKA; this is translated from the coding sequence ATGTCCGAGACCTCAACTTCCCTGATCCGGCGCCTTCGTGGCCGGGCCATGGGACTCGCCGTCGCCGGTACGGTCCTCGTCCTCGCCGCTCCCGCCTCGGTGACGGCCGCCGCCGCTCCCGACCCGGTCTCGGTCCTCTCGTACACCGCCAAGGAGCGCAAGGCGGCCCTCAGTTACTGGACGGCCGCCCGCATCAAGGCCGTCGGGAAGTCCGTGGACCTCGGCCCGACCGGGCCGAAGGCCAAGCTGTACAAGGGCGTTGCCCTGAAGACGGTGGGCCGGCTCTTCTTCGTCAACGCGAACGGCGCCGACACGTGGTGCACGGCCACCGCCGTGAAGAGCGCGAACCGCTCGGCCGTGATGACCGCGGCCCACTGCGTGCGCCGGGGCTCCTCGCCCGGCAACACCAACACGGAGATGGTCTTCGTCCCCGGCTACCACAAGGGCAAGAGGCCGTACGGCACGTTCGCGGTCCGCAGCGCCGCGACCCCGCGTACGTGGGTGTACGACTCCACGGACGACCTGTCCGCCCTCGTCGTGGACGCCGACAAGAACGGCCGCAAGCTCACCGACGTCGTGGGCGGCCAGGCCATCGCCTTCAACCGCCCGGTCGGCGGCACCATTTCCGCCCTTGGCTACTCGGCGACCCGCCCGCAGCTCGGCGAGGAACTCCTCCGGTGCGTCGGCACGGCGAAGAAGGCCGACGGCACGCAGGCCATCCCGTGCGACATGACGGGCGGCTCCAGCGGCGGCCCCTGGCTGGCCGGCTTCAGCACCACCACGGGCAAGGGCACCCTGATCTCGGTCAACGCCTCGCTGGACTCACTGACCCCGACCAAGATGTACGGGGAGATCTTCGGAGCCACAGCCAAGAAGGTCTACGACCGCGCCCAAAAGGCCTGA